From Pantoea sp. Ep11b, the proteins below share one genomic window:
- the lpdA gene encoding dihydrolipoyl dehydrogenase, with protein sequence MSTEIKTQVVVLGAGPAGYSAAFRCADLGLETVLVERYSTLGGVCLNVGCIPSKALLHVAKVIEEAKALEEHGIVFGQPSTDINKIRSWKEKVINQLTGGLSGMAKGRKVTVVNGLGKFTGANTLVVEGEGGATTINFDNAIIAAGSRPIELPFIPHEDPRVWDSTDALELKEVPKRLLVMGGGIIGLEMATVYHALGSEIDVVEMFDQVIPAADKDVVKVFTKKISKKFNLMLETKVTAVEAKDDGIYVSMEGKKAPGEAQRYDAVLVAIGRVPNGKGLDAGKAGVEVDDRGFIRVDKQMRTNVPHIYAIGDIVGQPMLAHKGVHEGHVAAEVISGLKHYFDPKVIPSIAYTEPEVAWVGLTEKEAKEKGISYETATFPWAASGRAIASDCAEGMTKLIFDKETHRVIGGAIVGTNGGELLGEIGLAIEMGCDAEDIALTIHAHPTLHESVGLAAEIFEGSITDLPNAKAKKK encoded by the coding sequence ATGAGTACAGAGATTAAAACCCAGGTCGTGGTACTTGGGGCAGGTCCTGCAGGTTACTCTGCAGCCTTCCGTTGTGCGGATTTAGGTCTGGAAACCGTACTGGTTGAGCGTTACAGCACCCTGGGCGGTGTTTGTCTGAACGTCGGTTGTATCCCCTCTAAGGCGCTGCTGCACGTTGCCAAAGTGATTGAAGAGGCGAAAGCCCTTGAAGAGCACGGCATTGTGTTTGGTCAGCCCTCTACTGATATTAACAAGATTCGCAGCTGGAAAGAGAAGGTTATCAACCAGTTGACTGGCGGCCTGTCAGGAATGGCAAAAGGGCGTAAAGTCACCGTGGTTAACGGCCTGGGCAAATTCACCGGTGCTAACACCCTGGTGGTTGAAGGAGAAGGCGGCGCGACCACCATCAACTTCGATAATGCCATCATCGCTGCGGGTTCACGCCCTATCGAACTGCCATTCATCCCGCATGAAGATCCACGCGTCTGGGACTCTACCGATGCACTGGAACTGAAAGAAGTGCCGAAGCGCCTGCTGGTTATGGGTGGCGGTATCATCGGTCTGGAAATGGCGACCGTGTATCATGCGCTGGGTTCAGAGATCGACGTGGTCGAAATGTTCGACCAGGTTATCCCGGCTGCGGATAAAGACGTTGTTAAAGTCTTTACCAAGAAAATCAGCAAGAAATTTAACCTGATGCTGGAAACCAAAGTGACCGCCGTTGAAGCAAAAGACGATGGCATTTACGTTTCGATGGAAGGGAAAAAAGCACCGGGCGAAGCGCAGCGTTATGATGCCGTGCTGGTGGCGATCGGTCGCGTACCGAACGGTAAAGGTCTGGATGCCGGTAAAGCGGGCGTGGAAGTGGACGACCGTGGCTTCATCCGCGTCGACAAGCAGATGCGTACCAACGTGCCACACATCTACGCTATCGGCGACATCGTCGGTCAGCCAATGCTGGCGCACAAAGGTGTGCATGAAGGCCATGTGGCAGCCGAAGTGATCTCCGGTCTGAAGCACTACTTCGATCCGAAAGTAATCCCTTCTATTGCCTACACCGAGCCAGAAGTTGCCTGGGTCGGTCTGACCGAGAAAGAAGCGAAAGAGAAGGGTATCAGCTATGAGACAGCGACCTTCCCTTGGGCGGCCTCTGGCCGTGCGATCGCCTCCGATTGTGCAGAAGGCATGACCAAACTGATCTTCGACAAAGAGACTCACCGTGTCATCGGTGGTGCGATTGTCGGCACCAACGGCGGCGAGCTGTTAGGTGAGATCGGTCTGGCGATTGAGATGGGTTGTGATGCGGAAGATATCGCGCTGACTATCCACGCTCACCCGACCCTGCATGAGTCAGTCGGTCTGGCTGCAGAGATCTTCGAAGGCAGCATCACCGATCTGCCTAACGCGAAAGCGAAGAAGAAGTAA
- a CDS encoding type II toxin-antitoxin system HicA family toxin has translation MRADGWVLIRINGSHYHFTHPAKPGLVTVPHPKKDLPIGTVKSIRKQAKI, from the coding sequence ATCAGAGCTGATGGCTGGGTGCTGATAAGGATAAACGGTAGCCATTACCATTTTACTCATCCTGCTAAACCGGGGCTGGTTACGGTGCCTCACCCCAAAAAGGACTTACCCATCGGTACGGTAAAAAGCATAAGAAAGCAGGCGAAGATTTAA
- a CDS encoding type II toxin-antitoxin system HicB family antitoxin, whose protein sequence is MFYPIAIEAGDDEHAYGVIVPDLPGCFSAGETLDEAIKNAKEAITGHIELCVELGHAIPAVSTIEALATHPDYQGYIWALVDVDVIRLLGGSEKINVTLPKSLIDRIDRCVASQPEYKSRSGFLAQVALERITAQSGRTEK, encoded by the coding sequence ATGTTTTATCCCATTGCAATAGAAGCCGGTGATGATGAACACGCCTATGGCGTCATCGTGCCTGATTTACCCGGATGTTTCTCTGCCGGAGAGACGCTGGATGAAGCGATAAAAAATGCAAAAGAGGCGATAACCGGGCATATCGAATTATGCGTCGAGCTTGGACATGCGATCCCTGCTGTCTCGACGATTGAGGCGCTGGCAACCCATCCCGACTATCAGGGTTATATCTGGGCCCTGGTCGATGTTGATGTGATTCGTTTGCTGGGTGGCTCAGAAAAAATCAATGTTACCCTGCCTAAGTCCCTGATTGATCGCATCGATCGTTGCGTAGCTTCACAGCCTGAATATAAAAGTCGTTCGGGCTTTTTAGCGCAGGTTGCGCTTGAGCGGATCACGGCTCAGTCCGGCAGGACTGAAAAGTAA
- a CDS encoding LysR family transcriptional regulator, translating to MYKTTLEQWYLLDEVVNTGSFALAAEKNHRSQSSLSYQLGLLQQRLGMTLLEQEGRRAVLNAEGHQLLAQVRPLLVGFSALEARANALQRGERSRIDLMVDATLPKPLLFDVLQTFQQRYPHVRIWLSEIVRSETPDRLAEYQADLWLVAQYGAEPLAGESLMSVDFVAVAHRDHPLHREPAPLDAATLARWPCVTILDRQQQQQSEVNGEQAENWSFTTLSAAIEAVQHQLGYGWLPEQNIAALLESGELRPLPLRQGRRRSSTLVMHMNEERLPGNSAIAELAQMFVERVAQEKQKGKP from the coding sequence ATGTATAAAACGACGCTTGAGCAGTGGTATCTGCTCGATGAGGTGGTGAATACGGGCAGCTTCGCGCTGGCTGCAGAGAAGAATCATCGCAGCCAGTCCTCGCTGAGCTACCAGCTGGGCCTGCTCCAGCAGCGACTGGGGATGACGCTGCTGGAGCAGGAGGGCCGTCGCGCCGTCCTGAACGCGGAGGGACATCAGCTGCTTGCTCAGGTTCGTCCGCTACTGGTGGGATTCAGTGCGCTGGAGGCCAGGGCGAATGCGCTGCAACGCGGCGAACGTTCGCGCATCGATCTGATGGTTGACGCCACCCTGCCCAAGCCCCTGCTGTTTGATGTGCTCCAGACCTTTCAGCAGCGCTATCCGCATGTCCGCATCTGGTTAAGCGAAATCGTCCGCAGTGAGACGCCGGACAGACTGGCAGAGTATCAGGCCGATCTCTGGCTGGTCGCGCAGTATGGCGCAGAGCCGTTAGCGGGCGAAAGCCTGATGAGCGTCGATTTCGTCGCCGTCGCCCATCGCGACCATCCGCTGCACCGCGAACCGGCCCCGCTGGATGCGGCCACGCTGGCCCGCTGGCCCTGCGTCACCATTCTGGATCGCCAGCAACAGCAGCAGTCAGAGGTTAATGGCGAGCAGGCGGAGAACTGGTCATTTACCACGCTGTCGGCTGCGATTGAAGCGGTTCAGCATCAGTTAGGTTATGGCTGGCTGCCGGAACAGAATATCGCCGCCCTGCTGGAGAGCGGTGAACTCCGCCCTCTGCCGCTGCGCCAGGGCCGCCGGCGCAGCAGTACGCTGGTGATGCATATGAATGAAGAGAGGCTGCCCGGCAACAGCGCCATTGCTGAACTGGCGCAGATGTTTGTTGAACGGGTGGCGCAGGAGAAGCAAAAGGGTAAGCCTTAA
- a CDS encoding phenolic acid decarboxylase has product MSTFDKHDLSGIVGKHLVYTYDNGWNYELYIKNASTIDYRIHSGMVGNRWVKNQHVYVVRLAQDVYKVSWTEPTGTDVSLAVNLTDKIFHGTIFFPRWVMNNPEKTVCFQNDHLEEMAALREAGPAYPTEIIDEFATLTLIRDVGENNESVVDCPPDQLPADWPASLKN; this is encoded by the coding sequence ATGAGCACTTTTGATAAACATGACCTGTCAGGCATCGTCGGCAAACATCTGGTTTATACCTATGACAACGGCTGGAACTACGAGCTTTATATTAAAAACGCCAGCACCATCGACTATCGGATTCACAGCGGCATGGTCGGTAACCGCTGGGTTAAAAATCAGCACGTTTATGTCGTTCGTCTGGCGCAGGACGTCTACAAAGTCTCCTGGACTGAGCCAACCGGTACGGATGTCAGCCTGGCCGTTAACCTGACCGACAAAATTTTCCACGGCACCATCTTCTTCCCGCGCTGGGTAATGAATAATCCTGAAAAAACAGTCTGCTTCCAGAACGATCATCTGGAAGAGATGGCAGCATTACGCGAAGCGGGCCCGGCTTATCCCACCGAAATCATTGATGAGTTTGCGACGCTGACCCTGATTCGTGATGTGGGTGAAAACAATGAAAGCGTGGTGGACTGCCCGCCTGACCAGCTGCCAGCCGACTGGCCAGCCAGCCTGAAAAACTAA
- the acnB gene encoding bifunctional aconitate hydratase 2/2-methylisocitrate dehydratase: MLEEYRKHVAERAAQGIVPKPLEASQMAALVELLKNPPAGEEEFLTDLLVNRVPPGVDEAAYVKAGFLAAVAKGEATSPLITPEKAVELLGTMQGGYNIHPLIEALDDSRLAPGAAKALSHTLLMFDNFYDVEEKAKAGNEYAKQVMQSWADAEWYLSRPELAEKITVTVFKVTGETNTDDLSPAPDAWSRPDIPLHALAMLKNARDGIEPDEAGNIGPIKQIEALKTKGFPLAYVGDVVGTGSSRKSATNSVLWFMGDDIPNVPNKKGGGVVLGSKIAPIFFNTMEDAGALPIEVEVNNLNMGDVIDIYPFKGEVRNHETNELLANFELKTEVLIDEVRAGGRIPLIIGRGLTSKARESLGLPHSTVFRQAKDVAESSRGFSLAQKMVGRACGVTGVRPGAYCEPKMTSVGSQDTTGPMTRDELKDLACLGFSTDLVMQSFCHTAAYPKPVDVNTHHTLPDFIMNRGGVSLRPGDGIIHSWLNRMLLPDTVGTGGDSHTRFPIGISFPAGSGLVAFAAATGVMPLDMPESVLVRFKGKMQPGITLRDLVHAIPLYAIKQGLLTVEKKGKKNIFSGRILEIEGLPDLKVEQAFELSDASAERSAAGCTIKLDKAPIIEYLNSNIVLLKWMIAEGYGDRRTLERRVESMEKWLADPQLLEADADAEYAAVIEIDLADIKEPILCAPNDPDDARLLSDVQGEKIDEVFIGSCMTNIGHFRAAGKLLDSHKGQLPTRLWVAPPTKMDAAQLTEEGYYSVFGKSGARIEIPGCSLCMGNQARVADGSTVVSTSTRNFPNRLGTGANVYLASAELAAVASLLGKLPTPDEYQQFMAQVDKTASDTYRYLNFDQLAQYTEKADGVIFQTAV, from the coding sequence GTGCTAGAAGAATACCGTAAGCACGTTGCCGAGCGTGCTGCCCAGGGAATTGTACCTAAGCCTTTAGAGGCTTCCCAGATGGCCGCGCTGGTTGAACTGCTGAAAAATCCACCTGCGGGTGAAGAAGAATTTTTGACCGATCTGTTGGTCAACCGCGTCCCACCTGGCGTCGATGAAGCGGCGTATGTCAAAGCCGGTTTCCTGGCGGCTGTCGCCAAAGGCGAAGCAACCTCTCCTCTGATTACTCCTGAAAAAGCGGTTGAACTGCTCGGCACCATGCAGGGCGGTTACAACATTCATCCGCTGATCGAGGCGCTGGATGACAGCCGACTGGCTCCAGGCGCGGCGAAAGCCCTTTCCCACACGCTGCTGATGTTCGACAACTTCTATGATGTCGAAGAGAAAGCGAAAGCGGGTAATGAATACGCGAAGCAGGTGATGCAGTCATGGGCAGACGCCGAATGGTATCTGTCACGCCCTGAGCTGGCGGAAAAGATCACCGTTACGGTGTTCAAGGTCACCGGCGAAACCAACACCGATGACCTCTCTCCGGCACCGGATGCCTGGTCACGTCCCGATATCCCTCTGCACGCCCTGGCGATGCTGAAGAATGCCCGCGATGGCATCGAACCGGATGAAGCTGGCAACATCGGCCCGATTAAACAGATCGAAGCACTGAAGACCAAAGGCTTCCCGCTGGCTTACGTCGGTGACGTGGTCGGAACCGGTTCTTCACGTAAATCCGCCACCAACTCGGTGCTGTGGTTTATGGGCGACGACATCCCGAACGTGCCAAATAAAAAAGGCGGCGGCGTGGTGCTGGGCAGCAAAATTGCACCGATCTTCTTCAACACGATGGAAGATGCGGGCGCTCTGCCGATTGAAGTGGAAGTGAACAACCTGAACATGGGTGATGTCATCGACATCTATCCGTTCAAAGGTGAAGTCCGCAACCACGAAACCAATGAGCTGCTGGCAAACTTCGAACTCAAAACCGAAGTGCTGATCGACGAAGTGCGTGCCGGTGGCCGTATTCCGCTGATCATCGGCCGTGGCCTGACCAGCAAAGCGCGCGAGTCGCTGGGTCTGCCGCACAGCACCGTATTCCGTCAGGCGAAAGATGTGGCAGAGAGCAGCCGTGGCTTCTCGCTGGCGCAGAAAATGGTTGGCCGCGCCTGTGGCGTAACCGGCGTGCGTCCGGGTGCCTATTGCGAACCGAAGATGACCTCGGTCGGCTCGCAGGATACCACCGGCCCGATGACCCGTGACGAGCTGAAAGATCTGGCTTGCCTGGGCTTCTCGACCGACCTGGTTATGCAGTCCTTCTGTCACACCGCGGCCTATCCGAAGCCGGTCGATGTGAACACGCATCACACCCTGCCAGACTTCATCATGAACCGTGGCGGTGTCTCACTGCGTCCGGGCGACGGCATTATCCACAGCTGGCTGAACCGTATGCTGCTGCCGGATACCGTGGGCACCGGCGGTGACTCCCATACCCGTTTCCCTATCGGTATCTCTTTCCCGGCGGGTTCAGGCCTGGTGGCGTTTGCTGCCGCGACGGGCGTAATGCCGCTCGACATGCCGGAATCGGTGCTGGTGCGCTTCAAAGGTAAGATGCAGCCAGGCATCACCCTGCGCGATCTGGTTCACGCCATTCCGCTGTATGCCATCAAACAGGGTCTGCTGACCGTTGAGAAGAAAGGGAAGAAAAACATCTTCTCTGGCCGCATCCTGGAAATCGAAGGTCTGCCGGATCTCAAAGTCGAGCAGGCGTTTGAGCTGTCCGATGCGTCAGCGGAACGCTCCGCTGCGGGCTGCACCATCAAGCTGGATAAAGCGCCGATTATCGAATACCTCAACTCCAACATCGTGCTGCTGAAGTGGATGATCGCAGAAGGTTACGGCGACCGCCGTACGCTGGAGCGTCGTGTTGAGAGCATGGAGAAATGGCTGGCCGATCCTCAGCTGCTGGAAGCCGATGCGGACGCGGAATATGCGGCCGTGATCGAAATCGATCTGGCCGACATCAAAGAGCCGATCCTCTGTGCGCCAAACGATCCGGACGATGCCCGTCTGCTCTCTGACGTTCAGGGTGAGAAGATCGACGAAGTGTTTATCGGCTCCTGCATGACCAACATTGGTCACTTCCGTGCCGCCGGTAAGCTGCTGGACAGCCACAAAGGCCAGCTGCCAACCCGTCTGTGGGTGGCACCGCCAACCAAGATGGATGCGGCTCAGCTGACCGAAGAGGGCTACTACAGTGTCTTCGGCAAAAGCGGTGCGCGTATTGAGATCCCGGGCTGTTCACTCTGCATGGGTAACCAGGCGCGTGTGGCAGATGGTTCGACGGTCGTCTCTACCTCGACCCGTAACTTCCCGAACCGTCTGGGAACAGGCGCGAACGTCTATCTGGCGTCAGCAGAGCTGGCCGCGGTCGCGTCTCTGCTGGGCAAACTGCCTACGCCGGACGAGTATCAGCAATTTATGGCGCAGGTCGATAAAACGGCCAGCGACACTTATCGCTATCTCAACTTCGACCAGCTGGCGCAGTACACCGAGAAAGCTGACGGCGTGATTTTCCAGACTGCGGTCTGA
- the yacL gene encoding protein YacL — MEYEFLRDVTGQIKVRMSMDHEAVGHWFNEEVKNDPGLLDEVEAAIEDVKGSVRQWQRIGSEYTILLDEEEVMIRANLLALEDDGMEEGMNYYDEESLSFCGIEDFLLVIAAYRQFVNQYGKPVR, encoded by the coding sequence ATGGAATATGAATTTTTACGCGATGTGACCGGACAGATTAAGGTCCGCATGTCGATGGATCATGAAGCGGTCGGCCACTGGTTCAACGAAGAGGTCAAAAACGATCCGGGTCTGCTGGATGAAGTGGAAGCGGCCATCGAAGATGTTAAAGGCAGCGTGCGTCAGTGGCAGCGCATCGGCAGCGAATACACCATTCTGCTGGATGAGGAGGAGGTGATGATTCGCGCCAATCTGCTGGCGCTGGAAGATGATGGCATGGAGGAGGGGATGAACTACTACGACGAAGAGAGCCTCTCGTTCTGCGGTATCGAAGACTTCCTGCTGGTGATCGCCGCCTATCGCCAGTTCGTTAATCAGTATGGTAAACCTGTCCGGTAA
- a CDS encoding SDR family NAD(P)-dependent oxidoreductase: MIARMALVTGASSGIGQAIAERLLTAGWQVVGLSRSAISRAESGWQSHQIDISDSKALQALLERLPVPQAVVHAAGMMQAAPLGELDGEASARLWQLHVAAAEQLANHFAPRMQAGGRIVLLGSRTSGGAAGRSQYVATKSAMIGMVRSWAAELAPRGITANIVAPGATETPMLQQPGRASSPPRLPPIGRYIQPEEVAGLVDFLLSPAAAAITGQQLVMCGGASLS, encoded by the coding sequence GTGATCGCGCGGATGGCGCTGGTGACCGGGGCCAGCTCCGGCATCGGCCAGGCGATCGCGGAGCGTCTGCTCACAGCAGGCTGGCAGGTAGTGGGCCTGAGCCGCTCAGCCATCAGCCGGGCGGAAAGCGGCTGGCAGAGTCATCAGATCGATATCAGCGACAGCAAGGCATTGCAGGCGTTACTGGAGAGACTGCCGGTGCCGCAGGCGGTGGTCCACGCAGCAGGCATGATGCAGGCCGCGCCGCTGGGAGAGCTGGACGGCGAGGCCAGCGCACGCCTGTGGCAGCTGCATGTTGCCGCTGCTGAACAGCTGGCGAATCACTTTGCGCCGCGGATGCAGGCGGGCGGCAGGATCGTGCTGCTGGGGAGCCGTACCTCAGGCGGCGCGGCGGGCCGCAGTCAGTATGTGGCGACCAAGTCGGCGATGATCGGCATGGTCCGCAGCTGGGCCGCAGAGCTGGCCCCGCGTGGCATCACGGCAAACATCGTGGCGCCCGGTGCCACCGAAACGCCGATGCTGCAGCAGCCAGGCCGGGCCAGTTCACCGCCCCGCCTGCCGCCGATTGGCCGTTACATTCAGCCGGAGGAGGTCGCGGGACTGGTCGATTTCCTGCTCTCTCCGGCGGCGGCGGCGATCACCGGTCAGCAGCTGGTGATGTGCGGCGGCGCGTCGCTGAGTTAG
- a CDS encoding exo-alpha-sialidase, translating to MTQETVTAERTGQLAPHPQDSAQQVAMLPSSCPQNHAANLLPLPDGDLLCVWFGGTQEGIADISVWCSRLKKGSDRWSDAEKLSEDPGRSEQNPVLFLDPDQVLWLLWTAQKSGNQDTAIVRYRQSHDLGQSWGEIRTLLDKPGTFIRQPIVVLPNGNWLLPVFYCLTRPGEKWVGSYDVSAVKISEDKGRSWRDVSVPDSTGCVHMNVTLLEDGSLLALYRSRWADHIYQSRSFDQGESWSAPEPLSLPNNNSSLQVTTLRNGHLALVFNAMSAEGASERRQSLYDEIEDDEEAGEGDVAVAAEPVVQSGRTAFWGAPRAPMTLAISTDGGKSWPLQRNLDEGDGYCMTNNSRQKLNREFSYPSIKQGINGELHIAYTWYRQAIKYVRVEESWVQGGDA from the coding sequence ATGACTCAGGAAACCGTCACCGCAGAACGTACCGGCCAGCTTGCGCCGCACCCGCAGGATAGCGCGCAGCAGGTTGCGATGCTGCCCTCCTCCTGCCCGCAGAACCATGCCGCCAACCTGCTGCCGCTGCCCGATGGCGATCTGCTCTGCGTCTGGTTTGGCGGCACTCAGGAGGGGATCGCCGATATCTCTGTCTGGTGCTCACGACTGAAAAAAGGCAGCGATCGCTGGAGTGACGCAGAGAAACTCTCTGAGGATCCGGGGCGTTCAGAACAGAACCCGGTGCTGTTCCTTGATCCTGACCAGGTGCTGTGGCTGCTCTGGACGGCGCAGAAGTCGGGCAATCAGGACACCGCGATCGTCCGCTATCGCCAGTCTCACGATCTGGGCCAGAGCTGGGGCGAAATCCGCACCCTGCTCGATAAGCCCGGCACCTTTATTCGTCAGCCGATCGTGGTACTGCCTAACGGCAACTGGCTGCTGCCGGTCTTTTACTGCCTGACGCGGCCCGGAGAGAAATGGGTCGGCAGCTATGATGTCAGCGCGGTGAAAATCTCGGAAGATAAGGGCCGCAGCTGGCGCGACGTCAGCGTGCCTGACAGCACCGGCTGCGTGCACATGAACGTCACGCTGCTGGAGGATGGCTCCCTGCTGGCGCTCTACCGCAGCCGCTGGGCCGACCATATCTATCAGAGCCGCTCCTTTGATCAGGGTGAGAGCTGGAGCGCGCCTGAGCCGCTGTCGCTGCCCAACAATAACTCCTCCCTTCAGGTCACCACGCTGCGCAACGGTCATCTGGCGCTGGTGTTCAACGCCATGAGCGCAGAAGGGGCCAGCGAACGGCGGCAGTCGCTGTATGACGAGATCGAAGATGATGAAGAGGCGGGAGAAGGTGACGTGGCGGTCGCCGCCGAGCCGGTGGTGCAGAGCGGTCGTACCGCCTTCTGGGGCGCGCCACGCGCACCGATGACGCTGGCAATCTCCACGGATGGCGGAAAAAGCTGGCCGCTGCAGCGCAATCTGGATGAGGGCGACGGTTACTGCATGACCAATAACTCCCGGCAGAAGCTGAACCGTGAATTCTCCTACCCCAGCATCAAACAGGGGATAAATGGCGAACTGCATATCGCCTACACCTGGTATCGTCAGGCGATTAAGTATGTGCGCGTTGAGGAGTCCTGGGTGCAGGGCGGTGACGCGTGA
- a CDS encoding sodium:solute symporter family protein codes for MKAFSTESTLLIVGMVVAYILFTTWLTWRLRSKTSGDFMEGSRAMPAFIVGIMLMSEYIGAKSTIGTAQAAFEDGFAASWSVIGAAIGFPLFGLILVKRIYNTGKITISGAIAEKYGSSTKNIISLIMIYALLLVNVGNYISGAAAISTVLKIDLTQAAFITAVVSTFYFAFGGMKGVAWVTLLHSAIKYAGILIILYVALKMTGGVAPMIEKMPAFYWTWDGHVGASTIVAWLIGTVGSIFCTQFVIQAISSTKDVKSAKRATWVAFVFCLPIGLAMALIGVAAKFAHPDIKSLYALPVFLQDMSPWLAGIVTTSLVASIFVSVGTVALAIASLVVKDFYVPYRKPTPEREFKVTRWISIAIGFFPLLFVLFFPEVLKLSFFTRAIRLSITVVAIMAFYLPWFKSTRGANAGLIGACLVTSVWFLMGNPFGIDNMYVALITPAIIMVIDRCIPSRQSQPQPQHNAQKSGA; via the coding sequence ATGAAAGCATTTTCAACTGAAAGCACCTTGCTCATCGTCGGCATGGTGGTCGCCTATATCCTGTTTACCACCTGGCTGACCTGGCGGCTGCGCAGTAAAACCAGCGGCGACTTTATGGAAGGCTCGCGCGCGATGCCGGCCTTTATTGTCGGCATCATGCTGATGTCCGAGTATATCGGGGCAAAATCGACCATCGGGACTGCACAGGCGGCCTTTGAGGATGGCTTCGCCGCCTCCTGGTCGGTCATTGGCGCGGCGATAGGTTTTCCGCTGTTTGGCCTGATTCTGGTCAAACGCATTTATAACACCGGGAAGATCACGATCTCCGGCGCGATCGCCGAGAAATATGGCAGCTCGACCAAAAATATTATCTCGCTGATCATGATCTATGCGCTGCTGCTGGTGAACGTCGGTAACTACATCAGCGGCGCGGCGGCAATCTCCACCGTGTTAAAAATCGATCTGACCCAGGCGGCCTTTATCACGGCGGTGGTCAGTACTTTCTACTTCGCGTTTGGCGGCATGAAGGGCGTCGCCTGGGTGACGCTGCTGCACAGCGCCATCAAGTACGCCGGGATCCTGATTATTCTCTATGTGGCGCTGAAAATGACCGGTGGCGTTGCGCCGATGATTGAGAAAATGCCCGCGTTCTACTGGACATGGGATGGGCATGTCGGGGCCAGCACCATTGTGGCCTGGCTGATTGGCACCGTGGGATCGATCTTCTGTACCCAGTTTGTGATCCAGGCGATCTCCTCCACCAAAGATGTGAAGTCTGCGAAACGCGCCACCTGGGTCGCCTTTGTTTTCTGTCTGCCTATCGGCCTGGCGATGGCGCTGATTGGCGTGGCGGCGAAGTTTGCTCATCCCGATATTAAAAGCCTCTATGCGCTGCCGGTGTTTCTGCAGGATATGTCACCGTGGCTGGCCGGGATTGTCACCACCTCGCTGGTGGCCTCGATCTTCGTCAGCGTCGGCACGGTTGCCCTGGCTATCGCCTCGCTGGTCGTGAAAGATTTCTATGTGCCCTATCGTAAGCCGACCCCGGAGCGCGAATTTAAGGTCACGCGCTGGATCTCGATCGCTATCGGCTTCTTCCCGCTGCTGTTTGTCCTGTTCTTCCCGGAAGTGTTGAAGCTCTCCTTCTTTACCCGCGCGATCCGTCTGTCGATCACCGTGGTCGCCATCATGGCGTTCTATCTGCCATGGTTTAAGAGCACGCGCGGCGCAAATGCGGGTCTGATTGGCGCCTGTCTGGTTACCTCCGTCTGGTTCCTGATGGGCAATCCCTTTGGTATCGACAATATGTATGTGGCGCTGATTACGCCGGCCATCATTATGGTGATTGACCGCTGCATCCCGTCACGTCAGTCTCAGCCTCAACCGCAACACAACGCACAAAAAAGTGGAGCCTAA
- a CDS encoding dihydrodipicolinate synthase family protein: MKKKIEGILTAIVTTFDRDGAFDPVTQREQVRRQINAGNGIFCGGTNGEFFVLNEQEKIAVTTTCVDEANGRVPVVAHIGEISTRETVRLGQQIGRLGVDAVSAITPWFVPLKQQELIDHYQRVADALTVPLFLYNIPARTGNTLQPDTVRTLAAHPNIIGIKDSAGSYESLRGFLQATADCEGFDVLNGPDSLIHQGFVEGCPASISGLANVAPAAINAIWARFRAGDIAGSQQAQESVTGLRTALYSIGFSPAAVKKAVSLQGFEVGESRYAVQFSAEEQQQIRQIVNHYLQ; the protein is encoded by the coding sequence ATGAAAAAGAAAATAGAGGGCATTCTGACGGCCATCGTCACCACCTTTGACCGTGACGGCGCCTTTGACCCGGTGACGCAGCGCGAGCAGGTCAGACGGCAGATCAACGCCGGTAACGGGATCTTCTGCGGCGGCACCAACGGCGAATTCTTTGTCCTGAACGAGCAGGAGAAAATTGCCGTCACCACAACCTGCGTCGATGAGGCCAACGGCCGGGTGCCGGTGGTGGCGCACATCGGGGAGATTTCGACCCGCGAAACCGTCCGGCTCGGCCAGCAGATTGGCCGCCTGGGCGTGGATGCGGTGTCCGCGATCACGCCGTGGTTTGTTCCGCTGAAACAGCAGGAGCTGATTGACCACTATCAGCGCGTGGCGGATGCACTGACGGTGCCGCTGTTCCTCTACAACATCCCGGCGCGCACCGGCAACACCCTGCAGCCCGACACAGTGCGTACGCTGGCGGCGCACCCGAACATCATCGGCATCAAAGATTCCGCCGGCAGCTATGAGAGCCTGCGCGGATTTCTGCAGGCCACCGCCGACTGCGAAGGCTTCGATGTCCTGAACGGCCCGGATTCACTGATCCATCAGGGATTCGTTGAGGGCTGCCCGGCCTCCATTTCCGGGCTGGCGAACGTGGCCCCGGCGGCCATTAACGCGATCTGGGCGCGCTTCAGGGCCGGAGATATCGCCGGTTCGCAGCAGGCGCAGGAGAGCGTCACCGGCCTGCGTACCGCGCTCTACAGCATCGGTTTTTCACCGGCCGCCGTGAAAAAAGCGGTCAGCCTGCAGGGCTTTGAGGTTGGTGAAAGTCGCTATGCGGTGCAGTTCAGCGCCGAAGAGCAGCAGCAGATTCGTCAAATCGTGAACCACTACCTGCAATAA